Proteins encoded by one window of Nasonia vitripennis strain AsymCx chromosome 5, Nvit_psr_1.1, whole genome shotgun sequence:
- the Or26 gene encoding odorant receptor 26, producing the protein MDKKRGFDHTFGMCSINLGIVGLWPNSKNTKFQEFRSNVSFVFAIFSVSVFISMSQTAKLIMIWGDLYQMIENISTANLPITVTVFKMLIFRSHKKVLGELLALAIGDWCTKKTEEETANMCANARLAHRISMICVFLAGGTVSIHAVLRTCQELDIMPGPPEKRLPLFSSSYVPYDYKSSPIYQVTWLMQLTGTSCATLVFSGVYCAFVGMVLHLRGQVANLRLKLENICEIREKGEGLVEARRDFRKKLGFIVERHLVLNRFAADLETVFTLMFLAELLSCTIQICLQVFLLVTLLSNIKHGFPILELFFLMVYIMHVGTHVFICCFVADKLREESLLICNSVYNYQWYKLSAQDAKMLIFVMHRGDRPLAMTAGKFCAFSLQLYAQILKTSGGYLSMLLALKDQS; encoded by the exons ATGGATAAAAAAAGAG GGTTCGATCACACTTTTGGCATGTGTAGCATAAATCTCGGAATAGTAGGACTGTGGCCAAATTCAAAGAACACGAAGTTTCAAGAGTTTAGATCGAACGTCTCCTTTGTATTTGCGATCTTTTCTGTTTCTGTTTTTATCAGTATGTCTCAAACTGCGAAACTAATCATGATCTGGGGAGATTTATACCAAatgattgaaaatatatctacTGCGAATCTACCGATCACAGTTACGGTGTTTAAAATGCTTATATTTCGAAGTCATAAAAAAG TACTAGGAGAACTCCTGGCACTCGCTATAGGGGACTGGTGCACGAAAAAGACTGAGGAAGAGACTGCAAATATGTGTGCGAACGCTCGACTAGCCCATCGAATATCCATGATTTGCGTTTTCTTGGCCGGAGGTACCGTCAGCATTCACGCGGTGCTACGAACTTGCCAAGAGTTGGACATCATGCCGGGACCGCCGGAGAAGCGACTTCCGCTATTTAGCAGCTCTTACGTACCTTACGACTACAAATCCAGCCCTATCTACCAAGTAACTTGGCTCATGCAACTCACCGGAACGAGTTGTGCGACCTTAGTTTTTTCGGGAGTCTACTGTGCCTTTGTTGGCATGGTACTCCATCTTAGAGGTCAGGTGGCCAACCTGAGGTTAAAATTGGAGAACATCTGTGAAATACGCGAGAAGGGTGAGGGCTTAGTCGAGGCCAGACGAGATTTCAGGAAAAAATTAGGTTTCATCGTGGAACGACACTTGGTTCTTAATAG attTGCAGCAGATCTCGAAACTGTTTTTACGTTGATGTTCCTTGCCGAACTTCTGTCTTGCACTATACAAATTTGTCTGCAAGTTTTCTTATTAGTGACG TTGCTTTCCAATATAAAACACGGCTTTCCCATTTTGGAACTATTTTTCTTGATGGTTTATATTATGCATGTAGGGACGCATGTCTTCATTTGTTGTTTCGTTGCTGACAAATTACGCGAAGAG AGTTTATTGATATGTAATTCAGTATATAATTATCAATGGTACAAGTTATCCGCACAGGATGCCAAAATGTTGATTTTCGTTATGCACAGAGGTGACAGACCACTTGCAATGACGGCAGGGAAGTTTTGCGCATTTTCTTTACAGCTTTATGCTCAA ATTCTTAAGACGTCGGGAGGTTACTTGTCAATGCTTCTAGCTTTGAAAGATCAATCCTAA
- the Or29 gene encoding odorant receptor 29 encodes MDDKKGTSFIHAFGLCRINLTVLGIWPTLRSSKRDETAALFRLVLSLTIIILFINTVQTIKLFIMWGDLDAMTDIISTANLPIGLMVFKTFVFLYHKEALVPLLSFVQTDWSNFKTVSEAANMWSNALAARKISLLCVVIGWVTVNCHLAIRIGQELRFMSGKNGLTRLPFFDSYFPYDYTPSPVYEITFVIQYIATMLATFGYSGLYSLFVALMLHLCGQFANLRDRLYTVTQKKAGVTFQQRLGYIVMRHQCLYNFAQVVEKMFNLMFLAEILGCTIQFCMQGFFLLTLSSKEGMGLPILHIMFMVVYVAHIGTHLFICCYVAEKLQDESVSIAKAAYECQWYHLSPKDVMLLIMIINRAKDPIEMTAGKFCTFSLSLYAQIFKNSGGYLSMLLAMRDKIT; translated from the exons ATGGACGATAAGAAAGGTACGA GTTTCATTCATGCTTTCGGTTTATGTCGCATAAACCTCACAGTACTGGGCATATGGCCAACTTTAAGAAGCTCAAAGCGTGACGAAACAGCCGCGCTGTTCCGTTTAGTACTTAGTCTAACCATTATCATTCTCTTCATCAATACCGTACAAACCATTAAACTCTTCATCATGTGGGGCGATTTGGATGCAATGACGGACATCATCTCCACGGCGAACCTGCCTATCGGACTGATGGTGTTCAAAACGTTCGTGTTTCTGTATCACAAAGAAG CACTAGTGCCTCTACTGTCATTCGTCCAGACTGATTGGAGCAATTTCAAGACCGTTTCCGAAGCGGCGAACATGTGGTCAAACGCTCTAGCTGCCCGTAAAATATCTCTTTTGTGCGTAGTGATTGGATGGGTGACGGTAAACTGTCATCTAGCCATTAGAATAGGACAAGAACTGAGGTTCATGTCCGGGAAAAATGGCTTGACTCGACTACCTTTTTTTGACTCTTATTTTCCTTACGATTATACTCCAAGCCCAGTATACGAGATAACGTTCGTAATTCAGTACATTGCGACTATGTTGGCCACCTTTGGTTACTCCGGGCTTTACAGCTTGTTCGTCGCGCTGATGTTGCATCTCTGCGGACAATTCGCCAATCTTAGGGACAGATTGTACACAGTTACTCAGAAGAAAGCAGGTGTCACGTTTCAACAAAGGCTGGGGTACATCGTCATGAGACATCAATGCTTGTACAA TTTTGCACAGGTGgttgaaaaaatgttcaatcTCATGTTTTTAGCTGAAATTTTGGGCTGTACCATACAGTTTTGTATGCAAGGCTTTTTTTTACTTACA TTAAGTTCCAAAGAAGGCATGGGATTACCAATTTTACATATTATGTTTATGGTGGTTTATGTAGCGCACATTGGAACGCATTTGTTTATTTGCTGTTATGTTGCCGAAAAATTACAAGACGag AGTGTGTCCATTGCAAAAGCTGCTTATGAGTGCCAATGGTATCATCTGTCGCCGAAAGATGTTATGCTGTTGATCATGATAATTAATCGAGCTAAAGATCCTATCGAAATGACAGCAGGGAAATTTTGCACGTTTTCCCTGAGCCTTTATGCacaa atttttaaaaattctggAGGTTACTTATCAATGTTGTTAGCTATGAGGGACaaaattacgtaa
- the Or28 gene encoding odorant receptor 28, with amino-acid sequence MDGEKGFLYAFGMCKKSLTLIGLWPKSKSSNYAEAVVVLRFTLTTLLIVSFVNIVQTIKLLAVWGDLDAMTDIISTANLPIAVAVFKMMVFYKHRKAFEPLLSFVEADWKSYKTDSDMTNMWSNAQTTRRISMICVILGAGTVNGHLFIRLGQEAKILPGKDGATRLSFVDSYFPYDYSPTPIYEITWAIQYIGAALATCAYSGIYCLFVALMLHLCGQFSNLRKKLRRVVTNEDDKRKFVEKLAEIVKRHENLNNFARVIEKIFNLMFLAEILGCTIQFCMQGFFLLTLSSKEGMGLPILHILFMVIYVLHIGTHLFICCYVSEKLQDESVSIVRAAYNCEWYNLSAKDAMLLVMIMNRAKKPLRITAGKFCAFSLSLYAQIFKTSGGYLSMLLAVRDRIT; translated from the exons ATGGATGGCGAAAAAG GTTTTCTTTACGCTTTTGGTATGTGCAAAAAAAGTCTCACGCTAATAGGATTATGGCCAAAATCAAAAAGTTCAAACTACGCCGAAGCGGTCGTAGTGCTTCGTTTTACTCTCACAACTCTGCTCATAGTTTCATTTGTCAACATTGTACAAACTATCAAGCTTTTGGCAGTTTGGGGCGACTTGGACGCTATGACGGACATCATTTCGACGGCAAACTTACCCATCGCAGTGGCTGTCTTTAAAATGATGGTATTCTACAAGCATAGAAAAG CTTTCGAACCTcttttatcgttcgtcgaggCTGACTGGAAAAGCTACAAGACCGACTCGGATATGACGAACATGTGGTCCAATGCCCAGACGACCCGCAGAATTTCCATGATCTGTGTGATCCTGGGCGCGGGTACGGTAAACGGTCACTTGTTTATAAGGCTCGGTCAAGAGGCAAAGATTCTCCCGGGTAAAGATGGCGCAACCCGTTTATCCTTCGTCGACTCGTACTTCCCTTACGACTACTCTCCGACTCCTATCTACGAGATCACTTGGGCCATACAGTACATTGGAGCTGCTTTGGCCACCTGCGCCTATTCCGGTATTTATTGTCTTTTTGTGGCTCTGATGCTGCATCTCTGTGGGCAGTTTTCCAATCTGAGAAAGAAACTGAGGAGAGTCGTTACCAACGAAGATGACAAGAGAAAGTTCGTGGAGAAGCTTGCGGAGATCGTCAAGAGACATGAGAATCTGAATAA ctttgCGCGAGTTATTGAAAAGATTTTTAATCTTATGTTCCTTGCTGAAATTTTGGGTTGCACGATTCAATTTTGCATGCAAGGATTTTTTCTCTTAACT CTAAGTTCGAAAGAAGGAATGGGTTTACCAATACTGCATATTCTTTTCATGGTTATTTATGTTTTACATATCGGAACCCACCTGTTTATCTGCTGTTACGTATCCGAAAAACTTCAAGATGAG AGTGTTTCAATAGTTCGAGCTGCATACAACTGTGAATGGTATAATCTATCCGCTAAAGATGCCATGTTGCTTGTAATGATAATGAATCGAGCAAAGAAACCGCTCCGAATAACAGCCGGAAAATTTTGCGCGTTCTCTCTGAGTCTTTATGCACAA ATTTTTAAAACTTCTGGAGGATACCTATCAATGTTATTAGCTGTGAGGGATAGAATAACATAA
- the Or26 gene encoding odorant receptor 26 isoform X1, giving the protein MQYFQASPPLNFFILSIRACAVHCELKGSLHRACIVEELQCSKSARLVYFAMDKKRGFDHTFGMCSINLGIVGLWPNSKNTKFQEFRSNVSFVFAIFSVSVFISMSQTAKLIMIWGDLYQMIENISTANLPITVTVFKMLIFRSHKKVLGELLALAIGDWCTKKTEEETANMCANARLAHRISMICVFLAGGTVSIHAVLRTCQELDIMPGPPEKRLPLFSSSYVPYDYKSSPIYQVTWLMQLTGTSCATLVFSGVYCAFVGMVLHLRGQVANLRLKLENICEIREKGEGLVEARRDFRKKLGFIVERHLVLNSRSRNCFYVDVPCRTSVLHYTNLSASFLISDVAFQYKTRLSHFGTIFLDGLYYACRDACLHLLFRC; this is encoded by the exons ATGCAGTACTTTCAAGCTTCTCCCCcgttgaattttttcattctgTCAATTCGAGCATGCGCTGTGCATTGCGAGTTAAAAGGATCATTGCACAGAGCGTGTATAGTTGAAGAGCTGCAGTGCTCGAAAAGTGCGCGTCTTGTATACTTCGCAATGGATAAAAAAAGAG GGTTCGATCACACTTTTGGCATGTGTAGCATAAATCTCGGAATAGTAGGACTGTGGCCAAATTCAAAGAACACGAAGTTTCAAGAGTTTAGATCGAACGTCTCCTTTGTATTTGCGATCTTTTCTGTTTCTGTTTTTATCAGTATGTCTCAAACTGCGAAACTAATCATGATCTGGGGAGATTTATACCAAatgattgaaaatatatctacTGCGAATCTACCGATCACAGTTACGGTGTTTAAAATGCTTATATTTCGAAGTCATAAAAAAG TACTAGGAGAACTCCTGGCACTCGCTATAGGGGACTGGTGCACGAAAAAGACTGAGGAAGAGACTGCAAATATGTGTGCGAACGCTCGACTAGCCCATCGAATATCCATGATTTGCGTTTTCTTGGCCGGAGGTACCGTCAGCATTCACGCGGTGCTACGAACTTGCCAAGAGTTGGACATCATGCCGGGACCGCCGGAGAAGCGACTTCCGCTATTTAGCAGCTCTTACGTACCTTACGACTACAAATCCAGCCCTATCTACCAAGTAACTTGGCTCATGCAACTCACCGGAACGAGTTGTGCGACCTTAGTTTTTTCGGGAGTCTACTGTGCCTTTGTTGGCATGGTACTCCATCTTAGAGGTCAGGTGGCCAACCTGAGGTTAAAATTGGAGAACATCTGTGAAATACGCGAGAAGGGTGAGGGCTTAGTCGAGGCCAGACGAGATTTCAGGAAAAAATTAGGTTTCATCGTGGAACGACACTTGGTTCTTAATAG CAGATCTCGAAACTGTTTTTACGTTGATGTTCCTTGCCGAACTTCTGTCTTGCACTATACAAATTTGTCTGCAAGTTTTCTTATTAGTGACG TTGCTTTCCAATATAAAACACGGCTTTCCCATTTTGGAACTATTTTTCTTGATGGTTTATATTATGCATGTAGGGACGCATGTCTTCATTTGTTGTTTCGTTGCTGA
- the Or29 gene encoding odorant receptor 29 isoform X1, with translation MDDKKGFIHAFGLCRINLTVLGIWPTLRSSKRDETAALFRLVLSLTIIILFINTVQTIKLFIMWGDLDAMTDIISTANLPIGLMVFKTFVFLYHKEALVPLLSFVQTDWSNFKTVSEAANMWSNALAARKISLLCVVIGWVTVNCHLAIRIGQELRFMSGKNGLTRLPFFDSYFPYDYTPSPVYEITFVIQYIATMLATFGYSGLYSLFVALMLHLCGQFANLRDRLYTVTQKKAGVTFQQRLGYIVMRHQCLYNFAQVVEKMFNLMFLAEILGCTIQFCMQGFFLLTLSSKEGMGLPILHIMFMVVYVAHIGTHLFICCYVAEKLQDESVSIAKAAYECQWYHLSPKDVMLLIMIINRAKDPIEMTAGKFCTFSLSLYAQIFKNSGGYLSMLLAMRDKIT, from the exons ATGGACGATAAGAAAG GTTTCATTCATGCTTTCGGTTTATGTCGCATAAACCTCACAGTACTGGGCATATGGCCAACTTTAAGAAGCTCAAAGCGTGACGAAACAGCCGCGCTGTTCCGTTTAGTACTTAGTCTAACCATTATCATTCTCTTCATCAATACCGTACAAACCATTAAACTCTTCATCATGTGGGGCGATTTGGATGCAATGACGGACATCATCTCCACGGCGAACCTGCCTATCGGACTGATGGTGTTCAAAACGTTCGTGTTTCTGTATCACAAAGAAG CACTAGTGCCTCTACTGTCATTCGTCCAGACTGATTGGAGCAATTTCAAGACCGTTTCCGAAGCGGCGAACATGTGGTCAAACGCTCTAGCTGCCCGTAAAATATCTCTTTTGTGCGTAGTGATTGGATGGGTGACGGTAAACTGTCATCTAGCCATTAGAATAGGACAAGAACTGAGGTTCATGTCCGGGAAAAATGGCTTGACTCGACTACCTTTTTTTGACTCTTATTTTCCTTACGATTATACTCCAAGCCCAGTATACGAGATAACGTTCGTAATTCAGTACATTGCGACTATGTTGGCCACCTTTGGTTACTCCGGGCTTTACAGCTTGTTCGTCGCGCTGATGTTGCATCTCTGCGGACAATTCGCCAATCTTAGGGACAGATTGTACACAGTTACTCAGAAGAAAGCAGGTGTCACGTTTCAACAAAGGCTGGGGTACATCGTCATGAGACATCAATGCTTGTACAA TTTTGCACAGGTGgttgaaaaaatgttcaatcTCATGTTTTTAGCTGAAATTTTGGGCTGTACCATACAGTTTTGTATGCAAGGCTTTTTTTTACTTACA TTAAGTTCCAAAGAAGGCATGGGATTACCAATTTTACATATTATGTTTATGGTGGTTTATGTAGCGCACATTGGAACGCATTTGTTTATTTGCTGTTATGTTGCCGAAAAATTACAAGACGag AGTGTGTCCATTGCAAAAGCTGCTTATGAGTGCCAATGGTATCATCTGTCGCCGAAAGATGTTATGCTGTTGATCATGATAATTAATCGAGCTAAAGATCCTATCGAAATGACAGCAGGGAAATTTTGCACGTTTTCCCTGAGCCTTTATGCacaa atttttaaaaattctggAGGTTACTTATCAATGTTGTTAGCTATGAGGGACaaaattacgtaa
- the Or25 gene encoding odorant receptor 25 gives MDGKRGFDHAFSLCRINLGTVGLWPNSKNGKGHQEVASLIFFIISLFTIIVFVNLAQTVKLIMIWGDLNHMIDNISTANLPIAVVVFKMLTFRRYKKTLTRLLGIAMDDWCTKKTSREAENMSKNARTARKMSLVCVVLGFGSVNGQLAVRISQELDILPGQTEKRLPMLSSYIPYEYQTSPAYEITWFMQYLGAVLATLVYSGVYCVFVGLVLHLRGQVANLRFMFESVDDPEEDKGKNFRRRLRSLVERHESLNRFAEDIENIFTLMFLAEILSCTIQICLQVFLLVTLMSNDNGGVPILQILFMMVYAMHVGTHVFICCYVADKLRDESLSICDLAYNYEWYRLPARDARLLLFIMLRAERPLEVTAGKFCAFSLRLYAQILKTSGGYLSMLLAVKDRSTNF, from the exons ATGGATGGTAAAAGAG GCTTCGATCATGCCTTCAGCTTGTGTCGAATAAACCTTGGAACTGTAGGATTGTGGCCAAATTCTAAAAACGGAAAAGGTCATCAAGAAGTCGCCTCGTTAATTTTCTTCATAATATCGCTATTCACGATAATCGTCTTCGTCAATCTTGCTCAAACTGTGAAATTAATTATGATCTGGGGTGATCTGAACCACATGATCGACAACATATCCACAGCGAATCTGCCGATCGCGGTTGTGGTGTTCAAAATGCTCACATTCCgccgttataaaaaaa CGCTGACTAGGCTTTTGGGGATCGCTATGGACGACTGGTGTACCAAGAAAACATCTCGCGAAGCGGAAAACATGTCCAAAAATGCCAGGACGGCACGAAAAATGTCTTTAGTATGCGTGGTTCTCGGCTTCGGATCAGTCAATGGACAACTGGCAGTGAGAATCAGTCAGGAACTGGATATCTTACCCGGTCAGACGGAAAAACGACTACCGATGCTCAGCTCGTACATACCCTACGAATACCAGACCAGCCCAGCTTACGAAATCACATGGTTCATGCAGTACTTGGGAGCGGTTCTGGCTACTCTTGTCTATTCGGGTGTTTACTGCGTCTTCGTGGGTTTGGTGCTGCATCTTCGAGGCCAGGTTGCTAATCTCAGATTCATGTTTGAAAGTGTTGACGACCCTGAAGAAGATAAAGGCAAGAATTTTAGAAGAAGATTGAGATCTCTCGTGGAGAGGCACGAGAGTCTGAATAG ATTTGCCGAAGAtatcgaaaatatttttactttgatGTTTCTCGCTGAAATCCTCTCATGCACCATTCAAATATGTTTGCAAGTTTTTTTACTAGTAACG ttaATGTCAAATGATAACGGAGGCGTACCAATACTGcaaatactttttatgatgGTGTATGCAATGCACGTTGGAACGCATGTTTTCATTTGTTGTTATGTCGCTGATAAACTGCGTGATGag AGTTTATCAATCTGTGATTTGGCATACAACTATGAATGGTACAGACTACCAGCCCGCGATGCCAgacttttactttttatcaTGCTCAGAGCTGAAAGACCGTTAGAAGTGACGGCAGGAAAATTTTGCGCTTTTTCTCTGCGTCTCTATGCTCAA ATACTCAAAACTTCAGGAGGCTACTTATCCATGCTGTTAGCCGTAAAGGACAGGTCGACAAATTTTTAG
- the Or26 gene encoding odorant receptor 26 isoform X2: MQYFQASPPLNFFILSIRACAVHCELKGSLHRACIVEELQCSKSARLVYFAMDKKRGFDHTFGMCSINLGIVGLWPNSKNTKFQEFRSNVSFVFAIFSVSVFISMSQTAKLIMIWGDLYQMIENISTANLPITVTVFKMLIFRSHKKVLGELLALAIGDWCTKKTEEETANMCANARLAHRISMICVFLAGGTVSIHAVLRTCQELDIMPGPPEKRLPLFSSSYVPYDYKSSPIYQVTWLMQLTGTSCATLVFSGVYCAFVGMVLHLRGQVANLRLKLENICEIREKGEGLVEARRDFRKKLGFIVERHLVLNRSRNCFYVDVPCRTSVLHYTNLSASFLISDVAFQYKTRLSHFGTIFLDGLYYACRDACLHLLFRC, encoded by the exons ATGCAGTACTTTCAAGCTTCTCCCCcgttgaattttttcattctgTCAATTCGAGCATGCGCTGTGCATTGCGAGTTAAAAGGATCATTGCACAGAGCGTGTATAGTTGAAGAGCTGCAGTGCTCGAAAAGTGCGCGTCTTGTATACTTCGCAATGGATAAAAAAAGAG GGTTCGATCACACTTTTGGCATGTGTAGCATAAATCTCGGAATAGTAGGACTGTGGCCAAATTCAAAGAACACGAAGTTTCAAGAGTTTAGATCGAACGTCTCCTTTGTATTTGCGATCTTTTCTGTTTCTGTTTTTATCAGTATGTCTCAAACTGCGAAACTAATCATGATCTGGGGAGATTTATACCAAatgattgaaaatatatctacTGCGAATCTACCGATCACAGTTACGGTGTTTAAAATGCTTATATTTCGAAGTCATAAAAAAG TACTAGGAGAACTCCTGGCACTCGCTATAGGGGACTGGTGCACGAAAAAGACTGAGGAAGAGACTGCAAATATGTGTGCGAACGCTCGACTAGCCCATCGAATATCCATGATTTGCGTTTTCTTGGCCGGAGGTACCGTCAGCATTCACGCGGTGCTACGAACTTGCCAAGAGTTGGACATCATGCCGGGACCGCCGGAGAAGCGACTTCCGCTATTTAGCAGCTCTTACGTACCTTACGACTACAAATCCAGCCCTATCTACCAAGTAACTTGGCTCATGCAACTCACCGGAACGAGTTGTGCGACCTTAGTTTTTTCGGGAGTCTACTGTGCCTTTGTTGGCATGGTACTCCATCTTAGAGGTCAGGTGGCCAACCTGAGGTTAAAATTGGAGAACATCTGTGAAATACGCGAGAAGGGTGAGGGCTTAGTCGAGGCCAGACGAGATTTCAGGAAAAAATTAGGTTTCATCGTGGAACGACACTTGGTTCTTAATAG ATCTCGAAACTGTTTTTACGTTGATGTTCCTTGCCGAACTTCTGTCTTGCACTATACAAATTTGTCTGCAAGTTTTCTTATTAGTGACG TTGCTTTCCAATATAAAACACGGCTTTCCCATTTTGGAACTATTTTTCTTGATGGTTTATATTATGCATGTAGGGACGCATGTCTTCATTTGTTGTTTCGTTGCTGA
- the Or27 gene encoding odorant receptor 27 produces the protein METKAVAMTDSRAQVSNYFPDSSGFHKSINITRTISRVCGIWPELEEKKSIAARYYFIVPTIVIFFTMTVPQVRRAVLHRKDLSAVLELMTTGIVMELIALLKLLGIRLNESGLRWLLRRMIDDWKTSNSKERNIMQEYSNLTRFIMTLCITLTIGNVVAQTTKQFAIYFMERYQSMANETVIKPTFLKSDFYFNEQPEGIYEAVVAAQILGGFYVAFAFTACDGFFVFSILHVSGQICNLQLQIEGLVQNHEQRRCSFIKVLAPIVVRHRDLRGYAAVIEENFNKIFLVQMIATSIFLCLQGFEFAMVITKSGSEMVPYLMFILCFVASNLVSIFTYCYVAERLREQSENLFRAIFEIRWYDLAPNDSKLLIIIMTQTKTPIEITVGKFVAFSLGYFCSVLKTSAGYLSMLLAVQDRL, from the exons ATGGAGACGAAAGCAGTCGCGATGACGGACTCGAGGGCCCAAGTATCAAACTATTTCCCCG ATTCATCCGGGTTTCACAAAAGTATCAACATTACTCGCACCATTTCGCGAGTGTGCGGTATCTGGCCAGAATTGGAAGAGAAGAAGAGTATCGCGGCTCGGTATTACTTCATTGTACCCACGATAGTGATTTTCTTCACGATGACTGTACCTCAAGTGAGAAGGGCCGTGCTCCACAGGAAAGATTTGAGCGCAGTTTTAGAACTCATGACGACTGGAATCGTTATGGAGTTGATAGCGTTGCTTAAACTCCTGGGAATTCGACTCAACGAATCTG GATTGAGGTGGTTATTGCGACGAATGATCGACGACTGGAAAACCTCCAATAGCAAGGAGCGTAACATTATGCAGGAATACTCGAACCTCACGAGATTCATCATGACCCTGTGCATCACGCTAACCATCGGCAACGTCGTGGCTCAGACGACCAAGCAGTTCGCCATTTACTTCATGGAGCGATACCAATCAATGGCCAATGAAACGGTCATCAAGCCTACATTTCTCAAGTCGGACTTCTACTTCAACGAGCAGCCGGAGGGCATTTATGAGGCTGTAGTTGCAGCTCAAATACTAGGTGGTTTCTATGTGGCCTTCGCATTCACGGCTTGTGACGgcttcttcgtcttctccATACTGCACGTAAGCGGCCAAATTTGTAACTTGCAGCTGCAGATCGAGGGCTTAGTGCAGAACCACGAGCAGAGAAGATGCTCGTTCATCAAGGTCCTCGCACCTATCGTCGTACGGCATCGAGATCTTCGCGG GTACGCAGCTGTTATAGAGGAAAATTTCAACAAGATTTTTCTAGTTCAAATGATAGCTACATCAATTTTTCTGTGCTTGCAAGGTTTCGAATTTGCCATG GTTATCACTAAGAGTGGATCTGAAATGGTGCCATACCTAATGTTTATTTTGTGTTTTGTCGCATCCAATCTTGTTAGTATTTTCACTTACTGTTACGTTGCTGAACGACTACGTGAACAA agtGAGAATCTGTTCCGGGCCATTTTCGAGATAAGATGGTATGACTTAGCACCAAACGATTCGAAACTACTAATTATCATCATGACTCAAACAAAAACACCTATCGAGATCACGGTTGGCAAATTTGTTGCATTTTCACTGGGTTATTTCTGCTCG GTTTTAAAGACTTCTGCGGGATATTTGTCAATGTTATTAGCCGTACAGGATAGATTGTAG